The Cyclobacteriaceae bacterium DNA segment CCCGGTAACATACGAATGGACTTCATCTGCACAGCCGGCTTTCAACAAGAATTTTGAGTTGCTGGCGAATAATTTGGTCGATCACCAATCGCAAGGATATATAAATTTCATGGCTGCCGATGTGCCCAGGCAGCTTGACCGCCTTCGCGGAATTTTTGAAGAGATTCATCCCGAACTTCATTTTACGGGTTTGGAACTGTCGCTTCGGCAAGGTTTTGTTGATTCGTCTCTAAAATTTCTTTGTTATACCGATCACCAGATCTTCGAACGCTTTCACCGCTATCGGGCGCGTGAAAAATTTTCGAAATCAAAAGCACTAACGTTGCGCGAATTGCAGGCCCTGCAGCCCGGTGATTTTGTAACACATATTGATTACGGAATCGGAAAGTTTGCCGGCCTTGAAAAGAAGGAAGTAAACGGACACGAGCAAGAAGCCATCCGCCTGGTGTATCGCGATGATGATATTTTATACGTGAGCATTCACGCCTTACATAAAATATCAAAATATTCAGGGAAAGACGGGGCTCCTCCGGCCATCAGCAAACTGGGCTCGCAGGAATGGGAAACCAAAAAATCGAAAGCCAAGAAACGCGTAAAAGATATTGCGAAGGAACTCATTGAGCTTTATGCCAAGCGCAAAACCGCACCTGGCTACGCTTTTGCTGCCGATAGTTATTTGCAGGCCGAGCTTGAGTCCTCTTTTTTATACGATGACACACCCGATCAGGCAAGAGCCACCGAAGATGTAAAGCACGACATGCAGCAACCGCACCCCATGGATCGACTAGTATGTGGTGATGTGGGCTTTGGTAAAACCGAAGTGGCCATTCGTGCTGCTTTTAAAGCCGCAACCGAAGGAAAACAGGTTGCCGTATTGGTTCCCACTACCATTTTGGCCATGCAGCACTTCCGAACATTTAAAGATCGGTTGAGCAATTTTCCGGTCACTATCGAATACATTTCGCGCTTCCGCACCACAAAAGAAATCAAGGATATCGCTAAAAAAGTTGGTGAAGGAAAAGTTGATATCTTGATTGGCACACACCGGATTGTGAGCAAAGATGTGGTGTTCAAAGATCTTGGGCTTTTGATTGTTGATGAAGAGCAAAAGTTTGGTGTAAAGGTTAAAGACAGACTCAAAGAACTCAAGCACAACGTTGATGTGCTCACACTTACGGCCACACCAATTCCGCGCACACTTCACTTTTCATTAATGGGCGCACGTGACCTAAGTATCATCGCCACGCCTCCACCAAACCGGCAACCGGTAACAACAGAACTTCACACATTCAACGAAACCATCATTCGCGATGCGGTGAGTTTTGAGTTGCGCAGGGGAGGCCAGGTGTTTTTTGTGCACAATCGCGTTAGCGACATTGAAGAAGTTGCCAATATTATTTTCAAACTTGTTCCCGATGCGCGCATCGGCATTGCGCACGGCCAAATGGATGGTGACAAGCTGGAGAAGGTGATGCTGAAATTTATTGATGGCGAATATGATGTGCTGGTTTCCACCAACATCATTGAGTCGGGGTTGGATATTCCCAACGCCAACACGATCATCATCAATCAGGCACACATGTTTGGTTTGTCTGATCTGCACCAGATGCGTGGCCGCGTTGGTCGTTCCAACAAAAAAGCCTTCTGTTATTTACTTACACCACCTGCATCGTTGTTAACCTCCGATTCTCGAAAGCGATTAGCTTCGCTGGAAGAGTTTTCTGATTTGGGTGATGGCTTTAAAGTAGCCATGCGCGACCTCGACATTCGTGGAGCGGGAAATTTGCTTGGCGCAGAACAAAGTGGTTTTATTAATGATCTTGGTTTTGATGCGTACCACAAAATTCTGGATGATGCCATCCAGGAATTGAAAGAAACTGTTTTCAAAGATCTGTTTGCGGTTGAGCTTGCTGAAAAAGCAAAGCTTATCGTTCAGGATTGTGTTATCGAAACTGATTTAGAGATTTTGATTCCGGAAACCTACGTAAACAATACCAGTGAACGTCTGCAACTCTACGCCCGGTTGGACAATATTAAAAACGAAGATCAATTGGCAAAATTCATAGCCGAATTGCGTGATCGGTTCGGAGAGTTTCCAGAATCTGTTCAGGAGCTGATCAACTCCGTTCGCCTGCGCTGGCTGGGTGAACGGGTTGGCTTTGAAAAGCTTTCGTTGAAGGGTGGAAAAATGCGCGGTTACTTTGTTTCAAACAAAGACGAGTATTTTAACTCGCCCATGTTCAGTAATGTGTTAAAATATGTTCAGGGGCATCCACGAAATTGCAAACTGCGTGAGCAAACGGGAAAACCCTTACTTATTGTTGATCCGGTTGAACACGTTAACCAGGCCATTGAACTATTGCACTACATGAGTGGCTTGGAGTATAAATCGGTCAACGAAATTTTATCCAGGTAAGGTTCGAGCCCGCGTTGTTCTTCAAACGCATTTATCATCAGCACCTTCTGATATTTGGTAGAATAATAGACCTCAATGAAAAAGTTATCAGAGTGGTATAGGAATACCTTACAATCGCCCATTTTCCTATACGTAAGGTAGTGGCCGTTATACGTAACCAGATCACACTTCTTCTCAAACGGTAAAAATCTGAATTCCTGAATCGAAAGCATCTTTAAGCTATTTGGAGATGCCTTTAAAAATTCCATGCCAGCAAATAGGCACCGGTTAAATACCGTTTAACGGGGATTTTTGATGCTTTATCGGGCGGGTTCTTTCCGCTTTTGGGATAGGCCTATCTCAAAACAATACGGGTGAACAAATGGCGTTTTATCGTGACCTTTGGTATTGGATTAATGATTTATGAATAAAATTGCTTCTGCTTGGAAAACATGTATTTATGTATCTATATTAGCAGTTGCTTTAAAATCAACGTTACAATGAATAATTATCTTAAGGCTCTTTTGGTATTAGCTGCCGGATCTGTTGTTCTATCAGCATGTTCACTTTTTGGTGGCGGAGGTGGCAGGCCTACTGCCTCAAACCCTGGCCAGGTAAGTACGGCCACCGGACTTCCCTTTAATGATGAGGATGCTGGAGGTTTTATGGTTAATGCCTATCAGGGCCAACCCGATGCCCCAAACATGGTTTTTATTGAGGGGGGGCGCACCGTGATGGGATCATTTGAAGAAGATGTGATGTCCTATCGCGACAATATTGAGAGAACCGTTTCTGTTGCTTCCTATTACATGGATGAAACAGAAATCGCCAATATCCACTGGTTAGAATACCTGCACTACATGGCACGTGATTCTTCGCAAGAAGTTTATCAGGCTGCCTTGCCGGACACTACCGTTTGGGTTGGAAAATTGGCCTTTAACGATCCCTATGTTGATCACTATCTCCGTTATCCTGGTTTCCGCTACTTCCCGGTTGTGGGTATTAGCTGGACTCAGGCCTCTAATTATACGGTTTGGAGAACACGTGCTGTAAACATTCAGCTGGCTGAAGAAGCCGGCACTGAATACGCAGAAACCGATGGCCGTATTCCGTTGGAATCCGGTATTGTTATTCCTTCCTATCGCCTGCCAACAGAAGCAGAGTGGGAATATGCCGCGCAGGCAATGATCGGAACGCAGTGGTTGGAAGAAATGCAAACCCACCAGCGCGTATACCCCTGGGATGGTCATGCCGTTCGTAACCCTTACGGAAAACAAATGGGCTTTATGCTGGCCAACTTCAAGCGTGGTCGTGGTGACTATGCCGGTATTGCTGGTCGTCTGAACGATGGCGCACTTATCACATCTTATATTTATGAATTCCCTCCGAACGATTACGGCTTGTATAATATGGCCGGTAACGTAAGCGAGTGGGTACAGGATGTTTACCGTCCGCTTTCTTTTCAGGATGTTGATGACTTGAACCCGATACGCAGAGATGGTTTCCTGGATGATGCCCGTGGTTACAATAACAATGTTATTAAAGATCCGGATACAGGTGAATGGACTACACGCAATGCTGAAAGCTTTACTTCTTTAGTTACTGACCGTGCTCGTGTATATAAAGGAGGAAGCTGGAAAGATGTTGCTTACTGGATGTCGCCCGGTACGCGCAGGTTCCTGGATCAGGACAGCGCTACGGCTACGATTGGTTTCCGTTGTGCCATGATCCGCGCTGGTTCGAACTATTAAATAAATTTTCAATCTCTACTTGCAAAGCCTTCCGAAAAACGGAAGGCTTTTTTATTCTGCTGCATAGGCAATGCCGGCAACGCAAAGTTGTGTACATCCTGCTTCGAGCAATACCTGACCGCATGCTTCCAGGGTTGCACCCGTGGTAATCACATCGTCAACCAACAACAATTTTTTACCTGCCACCTTCTCGGGTTCACTTACTATAAAAACGTCTTCCACATTTTGCCAGCGCTTTAATCTGGATTTTCGTGTTTGCGTTTCGGTAGGCCTTGCCCGTTGTAAGGCACTGGCGTCTACTGGCTTTTGTAACCGTTCACTCAAGCCTTTTGCAAACTCCTCACTTTGATTGTACCCGCGCTTTTTCAGCTTTGATGGATGCAGCGGAACAGGCAAAATATGGTCAAAATGACCGGAAAATCCACTTTTGTCCAAATCTTCACCATATACGTTGCCAAGCTTCCGGCCAATTTCAGGGCGATTATTGTATTTGAATTCATGCAGTAGATTCTGAACCGTTCCCTGCTTATGAAAATGCAAAAAGGCCGCACCAGAATGAATCGGCAACCGACCATACAGGCGATTAAAGACAGCATTTTCTCTGGAAAGGTGGAAATTGGTTCGGGGCAACTCATGTATACACCTGCTGCATAGAATTTCTTCGCCTTTTACCAATCCATCCATACAAGCAGGACAATACCGCGGATAGATCAGGGTGATAAAGTCGTGAAACAATTCCGGCAGATTCATTTTCAGAGCTTCCTGTTGCTACATTTGTTATCTGAAATTAAGATAAAACACGTAACCATATACCAACCATGGGATTAGTTCAAGATTTCAATGCATATCGAAGTAAAATGAATGAGAAAATCATGGCTTCCGATAGCCTGATTATAAAACGCATATTCAACCTGGACACCAACGCTTACGCGGAGGGCAGCCTTGATGTTAAAACCAAAGAGCTGATCGGTCTTACCTGCTCACTGGTGCTACGCTGCGATGATTGTGTGAAGTATCACCTGGGAAAATGCAAAGAGGTTGGCTTGGATACGAATCAGGTTCAGGAAGCTATGGGAGTCGCTACATTAGTGGGAGGGACCATTGTAATACCACACCTTCGCAGGGCCTTTGAATATTGGGAAGAACTTAACCATGTTTAAGCGCGATCTGGAGTTGGACCGAAGCTGGCAACAGCTGTTGGGTTTTATTGAGCAGTCTCTTGGTAAAAAGCCAAAAGACCTGAACGGTGTTTTATTTCTGATTGGCGTTCAGGAATTGGGCCAGGGATACCGTCTATTCTCGAAAGAGGAAAAACAAGACTTAATGCACATTGCTATTTGTAAAGTATTGAGCCTTTCGGGCTACTACGAACTTGACGGCATTGATCAGGAGGGGTGGCCTCACTGGAAAATGATCAAAAAGCTTCCTCACTTTGATCTGCTTGAGCAGGAAAAGCTATTGAAGATGGCTGTAATTGAATATTTTGAATTAGAGCACCAGTGGATTATCCGCCCCTCCACACCAGAGTAACTTTCATATTAATACGCATTGCTTGCGTGCACTTAAGCACCTATCTTTAGTCTGCTGCAAACCTTGTTTACAGTAAACTCGTTTTCAAAATATAAATCGAGGCAAATGGGAAGCGGAACGGATCGGATTAGGGAAAACATCAACGCCTTCAGAAAAAGGTATTATACAAACCTGTTGTTGAAAGGGGTGTTGCTAACCCTGAGTGTTGTACTGGCCTATTTTGTTTTGGCTGCATTGTTTGAGTATGCCTTTTGGCTTAATCCGTGGATTAAGTCTTTGATTGTTCTTGTTTTCATTGCTACTGTCGGGTATTGTGCTTTTCGTTTTCTAAAAGAACCTATTCAATATTGGATTGCACATAAGGGAATTGGCGATGAAGAAAGTGCACGCCTGATCGGAAATTATTTTCCGCAAATTCAGGATCGCTTAGTTAATCTCATTCAGTTAATTCGGGTGAAACAAAACTCTGCGTTGGCAACCGCAAGCGTGGAGCAGAAGTCGTTAACTTTTGAGCCCATTCGTTTCGATTCAGCCATTGACCTTTCATCGAATACGCGATACCTCAAGTTTCTGGCGATCCCCGTTGGCATCATTCTCTTATTGGTGCTGGTAAACAAAAACATTATCACACAAAGCACGCACCGACTGGTAAACTTTAACCAGGCATTTACTCCTCAAGCACCTTTTGCGTTCACCATTCAAAATGAATCACTCACCGGTTTTTTCAATGAAGATTTTTTGCTTTCGCTTTCGCTGGAAGGAAATGCTATTCCCGATGCCTGTTACATTTATGTAAACGATCAACGTTTGAAAATGGAGGCCGTTGGTACGGGCAACTTTCAGTATGTGTTTGAAAAACTTCAGGAGGGCAAACAAATTCGTTTTGAGGCAGCAGGTTTTTTATCACCCGCATTTGAACTTGTGTTGGCAAACAGGCCTGAGTTAACACAACTTGAACTGCAATTGGAATATCCGCGTTACCTGCAACGCACAAATGAAAAGCTCATCAATGCTGGCAGTATAGAAATTCCGGAAGGCACTGTTGCGAATTGGAAAATACAAACTTCACACACCGTACAGGCAGCAATCCGGTTTTCGAATAGCGATGTAGAAGACATGCAACTATCTGATGATCAGGTTTTTAGTTATAAAAAAGGATTTCAGAATCCGGATCAGTATGAAATCATTTTAGAAAATGAACACAGCCGAAATAAAGAACGAATTGGCTATTCCATTAATGTGGTAAAAGATCAGCATCCACAAATGCTGGTGAATAATTTTCGTGACTCTGTTTTGTACAAACAAATTGTTCTGGGTGGAGTGGTTTCCGATGATTATGGATTGAGCCGGCTTCAATTGGTGTTCCATGTGAAAAATGTTGATCAGAAAAAAATTATTGAGCGATCGGTAGCCATACCGATTGGTGTCAACCAACAGCAGCAAAGTTTCTTTTACAACTGGCAGCTGGATTCCCTGTCACTTAAACCGGGTGAATACTTAGAGTACTACCTGCAGGTTTGGGATAATGATGGTGTTAACGGGCATAAGTCTACGCGATCTTCGGTGTATACATTTTTTGTTCCCGATAAAGATCAGCTAGTAACCGACATCTCAAAAGCACAAGCGCAGACAGAAGAAAAAATTGAAGAGGGTGCAGCAAAAGCACAAGAACTGAGTCAACAAATAAACGAAGCACAACAAAAACTAAAAGGAAAGCAATCGCTCGATTGGCAAGACAAAAAGAAGTTGGAAGAAATCGTAGAACAAAAGAAAAACCTGGAGAAGCTGCTGAACGAATTGAAGCAACAAAACAAGTTGCTGGATGACAAGAAGGATGCCTTTACGGAACAAGATGAGCGCATACGGGAGAAGGCAGAGCAGATACAAAAATTAATGGATGAACTCCTGGACGATGAAACCCGAAAGCTTCTGGAGGAATTAGAAAAACTCCTAAAAGAGAATACCGATACAAACCAGATGCAGCGCTTACTGGATAAGCTCAACAAGAACTCTAAAAATCTGGAGAAAGAGCTTGAACGCATTCTGGAAAATTTCAAACAACTGAAGTTTGAATTTCAGGTTGATCAAGCCATCAAGGACATTGAGCAGATAAAGGAAAGTCAAGAGCAGCTGCTGCAAGAAACACAGGCTCTTGAAAAAGAGATGCAGGAAAGTGCTGCTCAGAAAAATAAGGAGCAAGCCGAAAAAGCAAAAAGTGAAGCAGCCGAGAAAGCCAGCGATCTTGCAGAGGAACAGAAAAAATTACAAGAAGAATTTAAGTCGGCCGAAGAAAAGCTGGAAGAGCTGCGGGACATGTCAAAGGAATTAAACTCGGAAGAGAGTATCCCTGACCAGGAAGACAGCAAAGAAGTGCAGGATTCGCAACAAGACAGCCAGCAGAAGCTTGAAAACCAAAAACCTGGTGAATCAAAAAGCTCTCAGCAAAAGGCTATTCAAAAAATGCAGGAAATGCAGGAGCAGATGCAGAGTATGCAAAATGCCATGAGCATGCAAATTGATATGCAGAACCTGGAGACGCTGCGTCAAATCATCCACGGGCTGATCAAATTATCGCACGACCAGGAAGGAATAATGAAAGAATTCTCGGAGCTGGAACAGAGTGACCCTCGCTTCAATCAATTGGCTCAACGTCAGTTGAAGATTAAGGATGACGTTAAAGTGTTGGAGGACAGCCTGTTAGCCCTTGGTAAACGAGATCCTATGATGGGATCGTTTGTAACCCGGGAAGTCACGGAACTAAACGATAGGCTCGACAAAGCCATTGAAGCTTACCGTGAACGAAGAAGGCCGCAGATATCTACGGAGATGCAATTCGGCATGACTTCACTCAACAACCTGGCACTTATGCTTGACAGCCATTTTGATATGCTGATGGAAATGATGGCCAATGCCCAGGCTTCAGGTAAAAAAGGAAAGCAGAAAGGAAGCCAGCCCAATCTTAGCCAAATGCAGCAACAGCTCAATAATAAAATTGAACAGCTGAAAAATAGTGGAAAGGGCGGAAGAGAACTATCGGAAGAATTGGCTGAGATGGCCGCTGAGCAGGAGCGAATCAGGCGTGCCTTACAAGAAATGGAGCAAAAGCTTGAAGAGCAAGGCGGCAAGTTGCCGGGCAACGATATTTCAGAAAAGATGGAGGACTCAGAGATCGACCTGGTGAACAAACGACTTACAGATCAGTTAATTCAACGGCAACGCGAAATTCTAACCCGGCTGCTCGAAGCAGAGCAATCTTTACGCGAGCAGGATATGGATGAAGAGCGAAAGGGGGAATCGGCCAAGGATTATGAAAAAGAAATACCCAAGGCCATTGAGGAGTATTTACGGTTAAAGGAAAAAGAAGTAGAATTGTTGAAAACTGTGCCCCCTAAATTGTACCCATTTTATAAGAAAGAAGTAAACGAATATTTTAAGCGCTTGCGCGAAAACTAATTTTTATACGCGAAAATGAATACCATCAGCATTCAGGTTCCTTCGATTATTGATAACATCCGCATGATTGAAAGCTTTATCGATAATGCCAAAGAGCGTTTTCACCTGGATGAAGATATTTACGGCAACATTATGATTGCGGTAACAGAGGCTGTCAATAATGCAATCAAGCATGGCAATGCCGGTAACTCATCAAAAAATGTATACCTGAGCCTCTTTCTAAACGAGAACCTGTTAAAATTTACCATTAAAGATGAGGGTCCCGGTTTTGATTACCATAACCTGCCCGACCCAACATCACCTGAAAACCTTGAAAAACCCGGAGGAAGGGGGATTTTCTTAATGAAACATCTTTCTGATGAGGTAGAATTCAAAGATGGGGGAAAGGTTGTTGAGCTGAGCTTCTATATGTAGGCAATGTCTACCATCCACTTCTTTTCCGAGAAAGTTAAGTTTAAACTGGCTAATCCACGAAAAACCCGTACCTGGATAGGGCAAGTGGTGAAGCAAGAGGGAAAAGAATTGGGAGAAATCAATATAATCTTCTGCTCAGACACATTTCTGCTACAGCTTAACCAATCCCACCTAAATCACGACACCTTAACGGATATCATTACTTTCGACTACACCGAAGGCCAAAAATCAGCTCTTTCTGGTGACATCTTTATCAGTATTCACCGCGTTAAAGAGAATGCTGTAAAATTTAAAGTTCCCCTTGATTCCGAACTGCACCGCGTAATCATTCATGGCATTCTGCACCTGATTGGCTATAAAGACAAAACCACAAGCCATAAATCAACCATGCGAGGAAAAGAAGACGCTTACTTATCTTTGCGTTAGGATTGTTCCACGTGAAACGCTTTGTGGAAAGTTTTGTGGAATTGTGGACATCCTTAGAAAGGCTAATTAATCCGGTTTAATCGTTCCACGTGGAACAACACTATGTTTAAAGAGTATGATGTAATTGTGGTGGGTGCGGGGCATGCGGGCTGTGAGGCTGCTGCTGCCGCAGCGAACATGGGGTCAAGTGTTCTGCTAATTACGATGAACATGGGCACGATAGCCCAAATGTCGTGTAACCCTGCTATGGGTGGGGTTGCCAAAGGGCAAATTGTTCGGGAAATTGATGCCTTGGGTGGTTTGTCGGGAATCGTTTCCGATAAGTCCATGATTCAATTCAGGATGCTCAATCTTTCGAAGGGGCCAGCAATGTGGAGTCCGCGCACACAAAATGACCGGATGAAGTTTGCAGAAGAATGGAGACTAGCCTTGGAAAACATCAAAAACCTGGACTTCTGGCAGGAAATGGTTAGTTCAATACTAGTTGAAGAGGGCCGGGTTGTGGGTGTTAAAACGGCCTTGGGAATTGAGATAAAAGCCAAAGCGGTTGTACTCACAAATGGAACATTCCTAAACGGAAAAATTCACATTGGAGAGAAAAACTTTGGTGGAGGACGCACTGGCGAGAAATCGGCCACGGGCCTTACCGAACAACTGACTTCCCTGGGGTTTGAGGCGGGTCGTATGAAGACGGGGACACCTCCACGGGTTGATGGACGCTCGTTGGATTACTCCAAAATGGAAGAGCAAAAAGGAGATGAAAACCCCGCTAAGTTTTCTTTCTCCGATACAAAGCCATTAACCAATCAACTAAGCTGTTGGATTACATACACCAATGAATCTGTGCACGATACGCTAAAGTTAGGGTTTGAACGATCGCCCATGTTTAGTGGTCGAATAAAAGGGCTTGGGCCACGATACTGCCCCTCGATAGAAGACAAGATCAACCGATTCGCGGAACGCGAACGACACCAAATATTTGTAGAGCCCGAAGGCTGGAATACCGTTGAAATCTACGTTAACGGGTTCTCTACCTCATTGCCAGAAGACATTCAGTATCAAGCGCTTACAAAAATAAAGGGCTTCGAAAATGCTAAAATGTTTCGGCCAGGTTATGCCATTGAATACGACTTTTTTCCGCCAACACAGCTCAAACTGACATTAGAGACGCAACTCATTGATAATCTGTATTTTGCTGGTCAAATTAACGGTACAACGGGGTATGAAGAAGCGGCTTGTCAAGGCCTAATGGCGGGAATAAATGCCCACAACAAAATCAATAACAAGGATCCTTTCGTGCTGAAACGTTCCGAAGCTTATATCGGGGTACTCATTGATGACCTGGTGAACAAAGGGACGCAAGAACCGTATCGAATGTTTACTTCAAGGGCTGAGTATCGTGTGCTGCTCCGTCAGGACAATGCCGATATTCGCTTAACGGAATTAGGCCACAAGTTGGGGCTTGCTACAGACGAAAGACTTGACCGTGTACTGGACAAAAAGAACGGTGTAAATCATCTGATCGCTTTCCTTGAAAAAGTGAAAGTTGATCCGATTCATGTGAACGATGAGTTGACGCAAATGAACACGGCTGTCATCCGAGAGAAGATAGCGGTTGCATCACTATTGAAACGGCCCGAGATCAGCATTCGGGAAATCAAGTCGCTTAACCGGGACCTGGCTCAAACGATAAATCAATTCTCAGAAGAAATTCAGCAACAAGCCGAGATAGAAATCAAATACCAAACCTATATTGAGCGCGAAAGAAAACTGGCTGAAAAAATAGGATCTCTGGAGAATTATAAAATAAAGGCTGACTTTGATTACGATCGGGTGAAAGCACTATCTGCAGAAGCACGGGAAAAACTCAAAAAAATAAAACCCGAAACGATCGGTCAGGCCTCTCGAATCAGTGGTGTTTCTCCCGCTGATATTTCTATTCTTACTGTTTACATGGGCAAATAATGACAACCATTGATCGCTGCCCCGTTTGTTCCGGTACACAATTAACCGATCTGTACAGTTGTAAAGATTACATGGTTTCACATGAAACATTTCAGATAAAAATCTGCAGCTCCTGTGCCTTAGGCATCACAACACCACGACCCGATTCAGAGAAGCTTGATAAATATTATTTGTCTGATGAATACATCTCCCATTCCGGAAACACATCAGGTTTCGTTGGAAGTCTCTACCGAACTGCCCGCAAAGTAACGCTTGGGTGGAAGCAAAAACTTGTTGAATCGCAGACCTCAAGTAAGAATAAGTCAGTACTAGACTTTGGGTGCGGGACCGGTGAATTTCTTTTAACGATGAAGAAGAAAGGTTGGACCATAGCCGGAGTAGAGCCTTCCAATCTTGCCCGTGAAAAAGCGGACAACTTGTTAGGCATTACAACACTACAATCGCTTAAAGATCTAGGTAAAAATAATTTCTCTGCCATTACCCTGTGGCATGTACTGGAACACGTACCCCACTTGAACGAAACACTTGCCACATTTCTTCAGCTAATCGACAAACGTGGCGCTTTATTTGTTGCAGTACCTAACTATCAATCCCCCGATGCCCAGCACTACAAACAATATTGGGCTGGGTTTGATGTGCCGCGACACCTTTGGCACTTTTCAAAAGAAAGTATGACACAACTGCTGAACAGAAATGGATTTGAACTTGTAGCTATAAAACCCATGATTCTGGATTCATTTTATATCAGTCTGCTAAGCGAAAAATACAAAGGTAAACCAGGATATAGGCAATACGTTAACGGATTTCTAAATGGATTAAAATCGAATAGTGAAGCCAGAAAAAAAACTAACTTTTCAAGCCTAATCTATATTGCGCGGCCCAAATGAGACTAATCAGATACATAGCACTCATACCCATAATTCTACTTGGATGCGCCAAGCAAACAACACCTACCGGAGGAGAAAAGGACGAACAACCACCAACCCTGCTGAAGTCGAATCCACCTGACCGCCAAACAAATTTTAAAGGGAACGAAATCGAACTTACGTTTGATGAACTGGTACAGGTGAATGCGGCACGCGAACAAATTATTATCACGCCATCCATTGGAAAAAAGTTTGAGGCAGAGGCAAGAAAGAAAACAGTAATACTAAAGCTCAACAGCGAACTAAAAGACAGCACCACATATACCATTATGTTTCGCGATGCTGTTCAGGATTTGACCGAGCGAAATCC contains these protein-coding regions:
- the mfd gene encoding transcription-repair coupling factor: MKATEFLKLYCADGLVKTVAAGVAAQNPHIRIKGLAGSLDAVLVAASFTLHPQDYLIVLQDREEAAYFQNDLQSLLGQEILMFPMSYKRPYEFDETENANILMRTEVLNALAAKTKPLLIVTYPEALPEKVINKRSLSSNTFSVKKGEKLDITFLEEFLHGYDFEKTDFVYEAGQFAVRGGIIDVFSFAHEYPYRIELFGDEVDSIRSFDPGSQLSVETVDFINILPDVQTRLMQEERQSFLEFISRETRIWFKDVQLAVDVVQKSFEKVTASFHKVVGVSNTQVILSPDKLFDDGDSFEKLLCGFTRIEFGNRFVLENPVTYEWTSSAQPAFNKNFELLANNLVDHQSQGYINFMAADVPRQLDRLRGIFEEIHPELHFTGLELSLRQGFVDSSLKFLCYTDHQIFERFHRYRAREKFSKSKALTLRELQALQPGDFVTHIDYGIGKFAGLEKKEVNGHEQEAIRLVYRDDDILYVSIHALHKISKYSGKDGAPPAISKLGSQEWETKKSKAKKRVKDIAKELIELYAKRKTAPGYAFAADSYLQAELESSFLYDDTPDQARATEDVKHDMQQPHPMDRLVCGDVGFGKTEVAIRAAFKAATEGKQVAVLVPTTILAMQHFRTFKDRLSNFPVTIEYISRFRTTKEIKDIAKKVGEGKVDILIGTHRIVSKDVVFKDLGLLIVDEEQKFGVKVKDRLKELKHNVDVLTLTATPIPRTLHFSLMGARDLSIIATPPPNRQPVTTELHTFNETIIRDAVSFELRRGGQVFFVHNRVSDIEEVANIIFKLVPDARIGIAHGQMDGDKLEKVMLKFIDGEYDVLVSTNIIESGLDIPNANTIIINQAHMFGLSDLHQMRGRVGRSNKKAFCYLLTPPASLLTSDSRKRLASLEEFSDLGDGFKVAMRDLDIRGAGNLLGAEQSGFINDLGFDAYHKILDDAIQELKETVFKDLFAVELAEKAKLIVQDCVIETDLEILIPETYVNNTSERLQLYARLDNIKNEDQLAKFIAELRDRFGEFPESVQELINSVRLRWLGERVGFEKLSLKGGKMRGYFVSNKDEYFNSPMFSNVLKYVQGHPRNCKLREQTGKPLLIVDPVEHVNQAIELLHYMSGLEYKSVNEILSR
- a CDS encoding carboxymuconolactone decarboxylase family protein; its protein translation is MGLVQDFNAYRSKMNEKIMASDSLIIKRIFNLDTNAYAEGSLDVKTKELIGLTCSLVLRCDDCVKYHLGKCKEVGLDTNQVQEAMGVATLVGGTIVIPHLRRAFEYWEELNHV
- the ybeY gene encoding rRNA maturation RNase YbeY, producing the protein MSTIHFFSEKVKFKLANPRKTRTWIGQVVKQEGKELGEINIIFCSDTFLLQLNQSHLNHDTLTDIITFDYTEGQKSALSGDIFISIHRVKENAVKFKVPLDSELHRVIIHGILHLIGYKDKTTSHKSTMRGKEDAYLSLR
- a CDS encoding ComF family protein, producing the protein MNLPELFHDFITLIYPRYCPACMDGLVKGEEILCSRCIHELPRTNFHLSRENAVFNRLYGRLPIHSGAAFLHFHKQGTVQNLLHEFKYNNRPEIGRKLGNVYGEDLDKSGFSGHFDHILPVPLHPSKLKKRGYNQSEEFAKGLSERLQKPVDASALQRARPTETQTRKSRLKRWQNVEDVFIVSEPEKVAGKKLLLVDDVITTGATLEACGQVLLEAGCTQLCVAGIAYAAE
- the gldJ gene encoding gliding motility lipoprotein GldJ, whose translation is MNNYLKALLVLAAGSVVLSACSLFGGGGGRPTASNPGQVSTATGLPFNDEDAGGFMVNAYQGQPDAPNMVFIEGGRTVMGSFEEDVMSYRDNIERTVSVASYYMDETEIANIHWLEYLHYMARDSSQEVYQAALPDTTVWVGKLAFNDPYVDHYLRYPGFRYFPVVGISWTQASNYTVWRTRAVNIQLAEEAGTEYAETDGRIPLESGIVIPSYRLPTEAEWEYAAQAMIGTQWLEEMQTHQRVYPWDGHAVRNPYGKQMGFMLANFKRGRGDYAGIAGRLNDGALITSYIYEFPPNDYGLYNMAGNVSEWVQDVYRPLSFQDVDDLNPIRRDGFLDDARGYNNNVIKDPDTGEWTTRNAESFTSLVTDRARVYKGGSWKDVAYWMSPGTRRFLDQDSATATIGFRCAMIRAGSNY
- a CDS encoding ATP-binding protein, producing MNTISIQVPSIIDNIRMIESFIDNAKERFHLDEDIYGNIMIAVTEAVNNAIKHGNAGNSSKNVYLSLFLNENLLKFTIKDEGPGFDYHNLPDPTSPENLEKPGGRGIFLMKHLSDEVEFKDGGKVVELSFYM